The DNA region GCTCATCGTGTCCATGCTATTCAGCAGCCGTACTTGGGATAAAGGGATGCGGGCTGTAGAGACGCTGACGCCGTATCCGCCTGCGCTTGTTTTGTACACACGGCTGCTGCTCGTCACAGGCATCGTGACCGGAATGGCACTGCTAAGCACGATCGTCATCGGCTTCAAATCGATGCAAGCCGAAAATTCAACATTCCTGTTCGGGCCATTCGTTCTCGAATGGATGGGCATACTTCTGGTCACCGGCGGAGCCGCCATGTATATGCTGTTTCGGAAAGGAATGATCGCCTCGCTCGTCTCGGCCGTCCTTGTGTATGGACTCTGGATCATCCTCCAAGGACAAATCATGGATCACGGGGTTTCCATGAGCGGCAAAATGGCAACGGATATCGTGCTTCTGATCATCGGCGTTTCCCTGCTCGTATCCTCTTACGGCCGCAGCCTCAAATGGAATGCGGCGTCCTGGAGAGCTTCCGCATGATTCGGATCGAAGGACTGGAGCGGCAGGCTGGCACGTATCGTCTGGAGATCGAGCGGGCGGTCATTTCCTCCGGCCTCAACCTGATCGTAGGTGCGAACGGGGCCGGAAAGACAACGCTGATCGAGCTGCTGACCACGCTTCAGACACCGGACGCCGGCGATATTTTGTACAGCGGTAGAAAGGCTGCAGACCATCTGCCGCTCATCCGTAGCCAGATCGGGTATGTTCCGGCCGATATCGAGCTGTACGGGGATATGAAGGCAGGCAAACTGCTGAAGTATATGGCTGAATTGAAGGGAGTCTATCAGCCTGAGGCGATCGACAAGCTGATCGGCGACTTCCGGCTGGAGCCGTTCCGCAAAAGCAAGGTCAAGCACTTATCGCAAGGGGTGCAGCGGCGCATCGCGGTCGTGCAAGCCCTTTTGGCCTCTCCGTCATTTCTGTTTCTGGATGAGCCGCTGAACGGGATGGACGCCGAGGAACGCAAATTTCTGATCACCTACCTTACCCAATACGCCAAGGGGAGGATGGTCATTGTCGCCGCCCACGAGCTGAACGAATGGGAAGAGGCGACGGATAATGTCATCTGGATTCACCGGGGGCGCCTTCGGTACAACGGATCGCCGCAGCAATGGAAGCTGAGCGTAGCCTCGAGCGTATGGGAGGGCGAGGTGGACCTCAGCGACTTCGAACGGATTCCGCAAGAGAGGCTCATTCATTTTCAAATGACCGACGAACGCATGAAGGTCCGTCTGATGGCTAAGAAGCAGCCGGGCCCCGAATTTTTGGAGAAGGAGCCGACACTAGAGGACGCCTTTTTCCTTCATATGGATGCATTGGCGAGACGCGGCTAGGTTTTTCTCCACTTCGCTCTTGTAAATAAACCTAATATATATAAAAAAATCATCATCCGTCTGGACGATGATTTTTTTTCGCGGACACATAACATACGGATTCGGTTAAATCTCCTTTGGGATGGTCTAACCGTTTAACCCTTTTCCTTCTTTCGATGTCTCCAGCGATATATCCAAGCTGCAACCGCAGCCGATGGCCAGAATGCACTCTGTGCGTTGTAATGAAGCTGCTCTTCCTGAAAGGACATATTTTTGTAATACGTTTCCTGACTGACGCCTTTTCTTCGAGGATCCTCATTGATTTCCTTGATATAGCGATACTGGACAGGGATCATGATCAGAAATGCTGCGAACAGAACGCCGGCGATCACCCACAACATCGAACCCATAAGTTCACGCTCCTTCGTCTCGTCAGACCTATGCTCCTATATACGTCATAAATTGGATGCGGTTTCAGCATTTATAGTCAAGGACAAATCAATCTTCGGGGATTCGGGTAAAAATAGTTCGTATAGTGCATATCATCACGGATGTAGGCATGAAATCATCGATACGAGAGGAGACGTATTATGGGAACCGCAGGACAGCATGGAGTCGAGAAGGTGGCGCTGGTTACCGGAGCAGGGGCTGGAATCGGCAGAGGCATTGCGAAGATTTTGGCGGAAAAAGGGTATCGGCTCGCGCTCACCTACAACTCGAGCAAAGACGGGATATTATCCGTTGCCGAGGATATCGGCCATATCTATGGCAAGGAGCCTCTGATTATCCAGAGCGATCTCACGATCCGGAGCGAAGCGGAGAACACGATCCGCAAGACGGTGGAGCAGCTTGAACGCATAGATCTGGTGGTTAACAATGCCGGGATCGGCTTTCATAAGGAGCTCACCGAAATGGAGGAGGAGGAGCTGGATACGACCATCAACCTCGATTTCAGGGCTCCCATGCTGCTTAGCAAATATGCAGCCAGGGAAATGATTGCCCGCGAGATCCCCGGCAATATCATCTTTATTACCTCCTCGCGCGGCGAAAGAGCCTACCCGAAGGACAGCATCTATGGCGGCATGAAGGCAGCTTTGATTCGTGCGGCCCAGTCGCTGGCGCTGGAATGGGCGCCGCATGGAATCCGGGTAAACTGTGTCGCGCCGGGGGCGACGGTCCATAAATTAGAGCAATCCGCCGAGAAGGAACCGCTTGGAGATAAAATCCCGCTGGGGAGGCTCGGAACTCCTTCCGACATCGGTGAAGCGATTGCTTGGCTATGCTCGGATGCAGCATCCTATATTACAGGCATCAACTTGCGCATTGACGGGGGGCTCATCCTTCCGGGGATGCCGGAGGATACGTCGCCGGAAGCGGGATACGGCTGGGGCAAAGTAAATCCGCCCGGCCAGGATAAAGATCAATAAATGCCCCAAAAAAAACTTCTAATTCCGATGAAAATAGTTGGTAATGACCCTTTTCAAACTGTGGAAAGTATGAGAGAATGATGGAAATCAGCATTCATACTATTTTCCATATGAAGAAAAGGGAGGAAACATCCATGTCAGAAGAACGTCAATTATCGATTGAAACGTTAGCGGTTCATGCCGGCCAGGAGCTCGACCCGACAACCCTATCGCGCGCCGTGCCGCTCTATCAGACGACATCCTACGGCTTCAAGGACAGCGAGCATGCGGCTAACCTGTTTGCCCTGAAGGAATTCGGCAACATTTATACGCGGATCATGAATCCGACGACCGATGTATTCGAGAAGCGGATCGCGGCGCTGGAGGGAGGAGCAGGCGCCTTGGCGACAGCTTCCGGACAAGCGGCCATTACGTTCTCGATCCTTAACATTGCCGGTGCCGGGGATGAGATCGTTTCCTCCTCCAGCCTGTACGGCGGCACGTATAATCTATTCTCCACCACGCTGGCAAAGCTCGGAATCAAGGTGCATTTCGTCGATTCGTCGAATCCGGAGAACTTCCGGGCTGCCATTAACGACAAGACGAAAGCGCTGTTCGCCGAGACCATCGGCAACCCGCAAGGAAACGTGCTCGATGTGGAAGCGGTTGCGGCAATCGCCCACGAGCATGGCATTCCGCTCATCGTAGACAATACGTTCCCGAGCCCGTACTTGCTGCGTCCGATCGAGTATGGAGCCGATATCGTCGTTCATTCGGCAACCAAATTTATCGGCGGCCATGGAACTTCGATCGGCGGCGTGATCGTCGACAGCGGCAAGTTCGACTGGGGCGCAAGCGGCAAATTCCCAGGTTTGACCGAGCCGGATCCGAGTTATCATGGCGTCGTGTATACCGAAGCCGTCGGTCCGATTGCATACATCATCAAGGCCCGCGTACAGCTTCTGCGGGACATTGGAGCTTCCCTGTCTCCATTCAACGCCTGGCTTCTGCTGCAAGGATTGGAGACGCTCCATCTCCGTGTGCAGCGCCATAGTGAGAATGCGCTGAAGGTTGCCGAGTATCTGGAGAAGCATGAGGCCGTCGAGTGGGTCAGCTATGCGGGGCTGCCAAGCCATCCATCGTATGAGCTGGCGCAGAAGTATCTGCCGAAGGGCCAAGGGGCTATTTTGACGTTTGGCATTAAGGGCGGCGCTGAAGCCGGACAGAAGGTGATTGAGAACGTGAAGCTGTTCTCCCATCTTGCCAACGTCGGCGATTCCAAATCGCTGATCATCCATCCGGCCAGCACGACGCACCAGCAGCTGAGCGAGGAAGAACAGATCAGTGCCGGCGTGAATCCGGAGCTGCTGCGGCTGTCGATCGGTACGGAATCCATCGATGACATTCTGTATGATCTGGAGCAGGCGATTGCGGCCAGCCAGAAGGTTGCGCTGTAAGTTAAAACCAAGGGCATCCGTAAGGTTTAACGACCTTATGGATGCTCTTTTTTGCGTATTCGCGTTCCGGGAAGCAATCCTCAGCTGCAGACACAAGCCCGGCATGCTCCGGCATTTCATGCAGGCGAATGGTTTATTTTTATCCTCCATCGTGTTGTATATTTCCAAATGTTTCATAATACGCTGTATGGTAGGCGGCAACATCCAATACATGGCGAAAGGGAGTAGAACGATAACCATGACGGAAAGGCAATGGGGAACCGGCAGCGAATGGGGAGAGCGTTTAAATGGGGAAGCCGTGAATGCCGTGGACTATGCGGCCGGCGATTCCTCTCCCGAGACGGATCTGCTGAAGCATTTTGCGATGGCGGGCGGCATAACGCATGAAGAGGTATTGTTGCTGTTGGCAGCCCCGGAGGACATCGATGAAGCGCTTCGGGTTTCGGGAATTCGGCACAGCGGAACCATCAGCCCCTCCTTGAACCGGCTGCTTGGATGGAGTGACAGAAACCGGAAGCTTAAGGTCATGAGCCGGACCTCCGTCCCTGAGAGGATAGAGCTCGATATCCGCCAGGGAGCCCAGGGTATCGGGCTGATCCGGGGCGAGGAGGCTCTGCAGCATGGACTGCTCCAGGAAGTATATTCGGCTTGGCTGAAATCGCGGGGAGAGAAGGCTTCCATGCTGAGACGAAGGCTGATTATGCTGTGGACGGCGTATTGGGTATCGGTATTCCAGGCGGCGAACGGGTCAAAATGTGCCGTGAGCCTGCTCGAAGACCCTGCGCTGTCCCACCCGATGGAGAAGCGGGAAGCGCAGGACGCCCAACTGGAGTCGATGTTCCGGGCGTTGGAGCAGTGCGGGGGACAGGGCATGGAATGCCAGCTGGAGCTCCTGGCCGTTCAGCCTGCGCATGCCGATGAATTTATGGATATCCATCATTTTATCGAGGAGGTTGCGGAGCAGACGCTAATGGATCAAAGGCGGTTCGTGCGGATCCGGTACGGAGCCTTGCTGGACGAGCGAACGAACCCGGCTGCGGCAGCGGAAATTGCCCGAATGGCGGATGTGCTCGTGCTTGATATGGAGGGCACCGAGAGCGGAGGGGAGCCGGAATTAACCGAGGATGCGGTGAAGGGCTTTGCGTTTGCTGGGATTATCGAACGGATTCGGCGCATCAAGCCGCAGCTAACGTTAAGAATGAATGGGGCGGGAACCGATGACCTGAAGATGGTTTACCGCCATGGGATCCATGAGGTAAGCTGCAGCTCAGCGGATCTTGCAGCCGTGCGGATTTTGGGGGCGCGGCTGGAGCTGCGCAGAAGATGCTCTTCATCTCAAGCAGCCCCAAACATCCAGGCATCCCAAGGATAAACCGGAATGAGAGCGCTTTACGGTTAGACCCTTATTCGACGTGAGCGATTGCGATGATCGGATGTATTGATCATGCTGTAACGCTGGGGGAGCCTGCTTACGAGTCATCTTTAACGTTCAAAGCTTTCTACGAAGCGTGCTATAACGCTTGAAGCCTTTTGCAGGGACATTCCCGCAGAAGGCTTTTTTTATTGAATTTTTCCTGTTTAATTTTTTTATGATCATCCGGCAAAAACTGGTTTACAAACGGGACATTCGTGAGTATGATATAAGTATAAAGTTGGTTTAGGGAAAATAAATTGTGTAAGATCAAAAATGATTTTCATTCTCATTTAGCATGCTGCTTCGGCTTAGCCGGGGCAGCATGTGCCATTTTTAGGGCATTAATAATGGATCTCATTCTCAACTAGGAAGGTGATTGTAATGGAACTGATGCAAAGTCAAACAGCTGCAAGCATATCTTCAATCGAACATGGAGCTGATCCGCGCGAGCCGCGTCAGCCTGGCAAATGGGATATCCGGAGCCTGCTCTCCAATCCGGAAGTGCTGGCTGCGCTGGGCAGCGGGGTTCTCATGCTGGCGGCCTGGACGGCCGGCCAATGGTCGGAACCGCTGTCCGTTGCGCTGTATGTGATCTCCTACGCGATCGGGGGCTGGGTTAAGGCGAAGGAAGGCGTGCAAACGCTGCTGAAGGAGCGCGATCTCGATGTGAATCTGCTCATGATTGCCGCCGCCATGGGTGCCGCCTCGATCGGCTACTGGAACGAAGGGGCGATGCTGATTTTTATTTTCGCGTTAAGCGGAGCGCTGGAAAGCTACACGACCGAGAGAAGCCGCAAGGACATCTCTTCCTTAATGGAGCTGCAGCCGGAAACGGCGCTTCGTATCGAGAACGGGAACATGGTCTCGGTATCGATCGCTAAGCTTGAGATCGGCGATTTGATTCTGGTTAAACCGGGAGAACTGATTCCGGCGGACGGGAAGGTGTATCGCGGAGGCTCGTCCGTGAATCAGTCGTCCATCACCGGCGAATCGGTTCCGGTCGACAAAGCCGTAGGAGACGAAGTATTTGCAGGAACGCTTAACGGAGAAGGCGTCTTATACATCGAGGTTACGAAGTCGGCGGACGCGACGCTGTTCGCCAAAATCATCCGCCTGGTTGAGGAAGCGGAGAGCGAAGTGCCGGCATCGCAGCGGTTCATCAAGCGGTTCGAGGCGATTTACGCCAGAGTCGTCGTCGTTGTGACGATCGCTCTGATTGCGCTGTCCACACCGCTGTTCGGCTGGGATTTCAGCACGGCTTTTTATAAAGCGATGGTATTTCTTGTCGTTGCTTCCCCTTGCGCCCTGGTATCCTCGATTATGCCGGCGATGCTGTCGGCGATCTCCAACCGGGCCCGCAAAGGCGTGCTGTTCAAGGGTGGTGCGCATATTGAGAATATGGCCCGCACGGCGGTTGTTGCTTTTGACAAGACAGGGACGCTGACGCTGGGAACGCCGAAGGTAACGGATTTCATTGCAGGCGAAGGCTGGGATAAGCGTGAGCTGCTTGGCATCAGCGCATCGATTGAAAAGATGTCGAAGCATCCGCTCGCCATAGCGGTAGTAAAAGCAGCGGAGGAATCGGGCGTGCCGCTGAAGCAGGTAGAGAACAGCCAATCCTTAACGGGATGGGGCATGCAGGGCGAACTGGAGGGCGTCATCTGGAAAATCGGCAAGAGCGATGTGCTGGACGCCGTAACCGATGAAGCCGGGCTTTCCTTGTCTCATCAAGCTTTTGAAGATCAGAATCGCCATCTGTCACAGATTGAACGCCCGAACGGGAAGGCCGGATGGATTGCGCAGCGTCAACGCCTGGAATCCGAGGGCAAGACCGTGTCCGTTATTATGAGAGATGACGAAATTGTCGGCATGATCGCTTTACAGGATGCGGTGAGACCGGAGGCTGCTCTTGCCGTTAAGCGGCTGCAGTCGATGGGGATTCGCGTGGCGATGCTGACCGGAGACCGGAAGGCTACTGCACAGGTTATCGCCCAGCAAACCGGCGTCGATATGGTCTTCTCCGACCTGCTGCCGGAAGATAAGGTCAATCATATCAAAGAGCTGCGTGAGCGTCACGGGCATGTTGTCATGGTCGGCGATGGCGTTAACGATGCGCCTGCATTGGCAACGGCGACCGTCGGCATCGGCATGGGCGTGTCGGGAAGCGGAACGGCGCTGGAAGTCGCGGACGCGGTATTGATGAACGATAATATCGATGAAATTGCAGGTACCGTGAAGGTAGCCCGCCGGGTTCAGCGAATCATAAAGCAAAATATGGTGTTTGCGATCGCGGTCATCCTTACCTTGATTACGGCGAATTTCCTTGAAGGCGTTGCGCTCCCGCTGGGCGTTGTCGGACACGAAGGCAGTACGATTCTCGTCATCTTAAACGGGCTGCGCCTCCTTCGCTCGAGCAACTGAACGCTAGGGAAAAGCATGGCGGAGGGAACCGTACTGCGGCAGCGATATTCCAGATTCGGCTAACGACATGGATGATCGGTTCGCAGGCGACCATCAAATTTTATAGGTAAGGCTGACTTGAAGATTCAAATGATGATGTCAGCATGGACGGATCCCCTTTCTTTTCGATAATTCGAGAAGGAAGGGGATTTTTCATATAATTAATAATTAAGTAAGGTGTAAGGTGTAGAAGATATCGAGTCAATCAAGGAGAGGCGGGAGAGGATGGCGGCGTTCTATGATTCGCCCAGGGGCGAAGCTTACAAGTGGCTGATCGATTACGCGACGGAACGATCGGAAATGTTCATGGTGGCAAGAAGGGGCTTCCTTGAATGCATTGACGGCGAAAATCGATTCACGCTGGCTGGTGAGGGCAATCCGGATTGGATGGAAGGGGCAGGGCGGGTATTTGCACTGCTTGAGCCTTATCTCGTTGAGGAGTACGCGATTACGAGCGAGGAGCATGAACTAAGGATTGAGAGGGATATAACGCCGGATCGGGGAATCGAATATAGTCCGGGGCATTTTATATGTACCGATGCTGCAAGGAATCTGCGGCAGTGTTGAAGGAGGCTGCAACGGCATTCTATGAATGGCAGCACCCACGGCTGCCGGAGGATTTGACGTTTGTGGACCATGCGGGCCGGGAGTTCTTGTTTCAAGTTGCTCACGAACGTATGGGCGGTCTTCAAGTTGAGGAAGACGAAGCCAGAAGGCTTGAGCAAGAGGTACCAGGCTTGTTTTTGTGCCTGCCGGAGCATCGGGAGTTTGAAACGTTTTGGAAAGCAGTTCTGTTTCATCAGCCGCACAGGTTGGAGATTTTCGGATTTGGCATTACGGTAATACCGGAGTCCATTCGTCAGCTGACGGACCTGAGAGAGTTGATGATTCACGAAAGCTATGTGACCCGCCTGCCTGAGGGCCTGTTCGAGCTGAGGAAGCTGGAATCGTTGTCTGTATATACAGCGAATTTGCAGGAAATCCCGGCGGGGATCGGCAAGCTGGGTTCTCTTCGACATTTGACCATCGCATGCGGAAGTTACCATAACTCGGTCGACGTTATTTTGCCTAGGGAGGATGTATCGTTACACCGCATCCCTCCGGAGATCGGGCAGCTGTCACAGCTGGAGAACCTCTGTATTAATTATACGGCGATCGCGGACGTGCCTGCTGAACTGCGGGAGCTTAAGAAGCTCCGGTGGCTGAGCCTGAGCCGAAATTGTTTGGCGAGTGCCCCGGCTGTTATCGATGAACTGCCGCAATTGGAGTATGCCGACCTTGACGATAATTTGTACAATCCACGGTCGATGAATTGGAACTCTTGGTTGTAATCTTTCAAAGGTTTCACAATATTTTCAGCTGGGTTGCATCATGGTCTATTGACATGCGGTCAATATAGAATCATAATAAATATTAATTTATAATGATTATAATTAAGCGTTACATATACAGGAGGGAAACGACATGTATAAATCCGTTATTATAGGTACCGGCCCCGCAGGCCTGACTGCTGCAATCTATTTGGCTCGCGCGAATCTGAGCCCGCTCGTGATCGAGGGGCCTCAACCTGGCGGCCAGCTGACGACAACGACTGAAGTCGAGAACTTCCCGGGCTTCCCTCAAGGCATCATGGGTCCCGAGCTGATGGACAATATGCGCCAGCAGGCTGAACGTTTTGGCGCTGAGTTTCGTACGGGCTGGGTCAACAGCGTAGAGTTCGGCGAGCGTCCGTTCAAGCTGAACGTTGAAGGCTTGGGTGAAGTCGTAACGGAGACGCTGATCATCTCCACAGGCGCAACGGCCAAGTATCTTGGCATTCCGGGCGAGCAGGACAATGTAGGCCGGGGCGTAAGCACCTGCGCAACATGCGACGGCTTCTTTTTCCGCGGAAAGGAAATCGTCGTGGTTGGCGGCGGCGACTCCGCATTGGAGGAAGCGAACTTCCTGACCCGCTTTGCATCCAAGGTGACGCTGGTGCACCGCCGCGATGAGCTGCGTGCATCCAAAATCATGCAGGACCGCGCACGTGCAAACGAGAAGATCGAATGGGCGCTGAACCGCACGCCGCAAGAGATCATTGCGGACGAACAAGGCGTGAAAGGCATTAAAGTGGTGAACAACGAAACGGGCGAGGAAGAGACGATCGAAGCAAGCGGCGTATTCGTGGCCATCGGGCATCATCCGAACACAGGCTTCCTCGGCGGAAGCATCACAACGGATCCGAACGGCTACATCGTAACCACGCCAGGCACGTCCGAAACGAATATTCCAGGCGTATTCGCTTGCGGCGACGTGCAGGACACCCGTTACAGACAAGCGATTACCGCTGCAGGCAGCGGCTGCATGGCGGCAATGGATGCCGAGAAGTACATCGAGAGCTTGGAACATAACGCGGTCGTATTGTAAACTGATAGATAGAAGAAGCAACGAAAATCATAGCATAGAGGAGCTGGATGAACCATGGAAAACGTCATTGTCTACACATCGAATAACTGCCCGCACTGCAAGCAGGTAAAAGGCTTTTTGTCCGAGCAGGGCATCGAATTCGAAGAGCGCAATATCGAACAAAACGAAGAATATGCCCAGCAAGTATGGGACATGGGCGTTCGCGCCGTCCCATTGACCATTATCGGCGAGCACCGCATTCTCGGCATGAACAAGCTTCAGTTCAACAAAGCGTTGAACCCGGAAGGCTAAGCTTGAGCAGCATCAACTAGTGATCGTCTATACGAAGAAAGGCTCTTTCCCACCAAGCGGGGAAGAGCCTTTTTCATGTTGGATTGCCGCACGCGCCTGTCCGAGAAATCCAGCCTCTCATTTGTCAAAGAACAGACTCATGATCAATTGAAACACAATGTACACGCCTACGCCGGAGCCCATGAGGGTGAAGCCGGCTTTTTTCTTGCCCTGAAACAGCCTCATAATGCCAAGACTGAACAGCGGGGCAATCACAAGGAGAAACAGCAGCACGGCAATAAACATTTGCGGGGAAATATCCTCGGTGCTTACATAGGTCATTAGAGCGTTTCCTCTCCCTTTTCTATAACATCACACGCGTCTCATACCGAAACGGTGGTTTAACATGGCAGAACAACATTAATTATAGCGGAAATCGAAAGATTTTACCTTAATCCGCCACGATGGAAATAAGGCAAAATCTAGTCATTTACGTAGCCGGGACCGAAACTCTGACCGGTCCGAGAAATTGGGAAATCGCGGAATAAGCAGCGCCGATCATCGTGGAGCGGCTGCCGAGCTCCGCAAAGCGGATTTCCATCAGCTCTTTGTGATATGGCAGCGTACGCTCAGCAACGACCTGCTTCAATGTGTCCCCGATCCAGGCTCTTGCATCCGACAGCGGTCCCCCGATGATGACCGACTGCGGATTGAACCCGTTTACGAGATTCGTGATGCCGATCCCTAGATAGCGCCCCAGCTCTTGAAAATGGCGGATGGTCTCCGCGTGGCCCTCCTCAGCATGGCGGATCAATGCCGAGGTACGCCTTGCCGGGAGCCGATCGCCCTTGTCATCATATGATTTCTCCGATGCATACAGCTCCCAGCAGCCCCGGTTGCCGCATGAACACGCTTTGCCATCGGCCTCGATCGACATATGCCCGCTCTCCCCGGCATACCCGCGGGCTCCCTTGTACAGCTCGCCGTTAATGATGATGCCCGAGCCGATCCCGCTGCCGGCGCTGATATACAGAAGGTGGCGGGCATCCTGCCCCGCTCCGAACCGCAGCTCGCCTTGGGCGCCTGCATTGGCTTCATTGTCGATGGTTACGGGAAGACCGAGCTCCTCCTCCAGTCGCTGCTGGAGGGGCACCATATCCCAACCGAGGTTGGGAGCGAAGAGGACGGTGCCGTTGCCGTCCACCATGCCCGGTACGCCGACACCGATGCCGATGATGCCGTACGGCGAGGGCGGAGCCAGCTGCATAAGCTCCTTGATCATGGCAATCATGCGCTGCGTAACGGATTCAACATCATGCTCTATGAGCGAGTCGTCTGCTTCTGCCGTTATGTTGCCTTCAAGGTCCGTCAGCACGCCCGTCATTTGGTTGACGCGCAGCTCAACGCCAACCGCGTAGCCGGCTTGGCCGTTAAAGAGAAGCAACTGGGGCTTTCGGCCGCCGCTGGACTCTCCCGGGCCGATTTCCTGAAGCAGATGGTGGGCCGCCAGCTCCTGAACCAGGTTGGAGACGGTCGCTTTATTCAGCCCCGTCAGCGCAGATACCTTGGCACGGGACACGGGAGCATGCCGGCGAATCGTTTCGAGAATGATTGATCGGTTTATTTTCTTGACCAGAGCCTGGTCACCGGTAATTTTGGTCATAGATATATTCATCCTTTTAGCTTGCTGACTGAGACTAGATATGCTCATAGTCTAGGCGTAAAGGCCGGAAAATGCAACAGGTCGAGGAGGAGCGGGGGACCAAGGGCCCTGTTGAACGGAAGTGCCTTGGAAGGGCAGACGCGCGGCTGAAAGGACAAGTCTGCCAACACGGGCAAGCCGGTTGCAAATTACTTTGTTTAACCAATAGACAAAGTCTGCTCGACTGTGATAGGATATCCCTGTAAGCGTTAACCACACCTTATCAAGGTATAGGAGGACTCAATCAATGGCTTATTTTAATAACATCGGCAAAGTAGAGTATGAAGGAAGCAAATCGACCAATCCTTATGCTTTTAAATTTTATAATCCGACTGAAGTGGTAGCCGGCAAAACGATGGAAGAGCATTTGCGTTTCGCCATGGCTTACTGGCATACATTAACCGCTGGCGGCTCCGATCCGTTCGGCGCAGACACCGCCGTTCGCCCTTGGGGCCATTACTCCGGCATGGACCTTGCAAAAGCCCGCGTAGAAGCCGGCTTCGAGTTCATGGAGAAATTGAATCTGCCTTACTTCTGCTTCCACGATGTGGATATTGCTCCTGAAGGCAGCAGCCTGCGCGAGTTCTACAGCAACATCGACACGATTGTCGATTCTATTGAAGAGCACATGAAATCTACCGGCAAGAAGCTGCTGTGGAACACGGCGAACATGTTCACGAACCCGCGCTTCATGCATGGCGCAGGCACGACCTGCAATGCGGACGTATATGCCCATGCCGCTGCACAGATCAAGAAGGGCCTTGAAGTGGGCAAGCGTCTCGGCGCTGAGAACTACGTGTTCTGGGGCGGCCGCGAAGGCTATGAAACCCTGCTGAACACCGACATGGCGCTTGAGCTGGATAATCTGGCCCGCCTGTTCCACATGGCTGTCGATTATGCTAAGGAAATCGGCTTTGACGCCCAGTTCCTGATCGAGCCGAAGCCGAAAGAGCCGACCAAGCATCAATATGACTTCGATGCCGCAACAACGATTGCGTTCCTGCAAAAATACGGCCTCGATAAGCACTTCAAGCTGAATCTTGAA from Paenibacillus ihbetae includes:
- a CDS encoding homocysteine synthase; this translates as MKKREETSMSEERQLSIETLAVHAGQELDPTTLSRAVPLYQTTSYGFKDSEHAANLFALKEFGNIYTRIMNPTTDVFEKRIAALEGGAGALATASGQAAITFSILNIAGAGDEIVSSSSLYGGTYNLFSTTLAKLGIKVHFVDSSNPENFRAAINDKTKALFAETIGNPQGNVLDVEAVAAIAHEHGIPLIVDNTFPSPYLLRPIEYGADIVVHSATKFIGGHGTSIGGVIVDSGKFDWGASGKFPGLTEPDPSYHGVVYTEAVGPIAYIIKARVQLLRDIGASLSPFNAWLLLQGLETLHLRVQRHSENALKVAEYLEKHEAVEWVSYAGLPSHPSYELAQKYLPKGQGAILTFGIKGGAEAGQKVIENVKLFSHLANVGDSKSLIIHPASTTHQQLSEEEQISAGVNPELLRLSIGTESIDDILYDLEQAIAASQKVAL
- a CDS encoding SDR family NAD(P)-dependent oxidoreductase; the protein is MGTAGQHGVEKVALVTGAGAGIGRGIAKILAEKGYRLALTYNSSKDGILSVAEDIGHIYGKEPLIIQSDLTIRSEAENTIRKTVEQLERIDLVVNNAGIGFHKELTEMEEEELDTTINLDFRAPMLLSKYAAREMIAREIPGNIIFITSSRGERAYPKDSIYGGMKAALIRAAQSLALEWAPHGIRVNCVAPGATVHKLEQSAEKEPLGDKIPLGRLGTPSDIGEAIAWLCSDAASYITGINLRIDGGLILPGMPEDTSPEAGYGWGKVNPPGQDKDQ
- a CDS encoding DUF3949 domain-containing protein, with the protein product MGSMLWVIAGVLFAAFLIMIPVQYRYIKEINEDPRRKGVSQETYYKNMSFQEEQLHYNAQSAFWPSAAVAAWIYRWRHRKKEKG
- a CDS encoding heavy metal translocating P-type ATPase, whose protein sequence is MELMQSQTAASISSIEHGADPREPRQPGKWDIRSLLSNPEVLAALGSGVLMLAAWTAGQWSEPLSVALYVISYAIGGWVKAKEGVQTLLKERDLDVNLLMIAAAMGAASIGYWNEGAMLIFIFALSGALESYTTERSRKDISSLMELQPETALRIENGNMVSVSIAKLEIGDLILVKPGELIPADGKVYRGGSSVNQSSITGESVPVDKAVGDEVFAGTLNGEGVLYIEVTKSADATLFAKIIRLVEEAESEVPASQRFIKRFEAIYARVVVVVTIALIALSTPLFGWDFSTAFYKAMVFLVVASPCALVSSIMPAMLSAISNRARKGVLFKGGAHIENMARTAVVAFDKTGTLTLGTPKVTDFIAGEGWDKRELLGISASIEKMSKHPLAIAVVKAAEESGVPLKQVENSQSLTGWGMQGELEGVIWKIGKSDVLDAVTDEAGLSLSHQAFEDQNRHLSQIERPNGKAGWIAQRQRLESEGKTVSVIMRDDEIVGMIALQDAVRPEAALAVKRLQSMGIRVAMLTGDRKATAQVIAQQTGVDMVFSDLLPEDKVNHIKELRERHGHVVMVGDGVNDAPALATATVGIGMGVSGSGTALEVADAVLMNDNIDEIAGTVKVARRVQRIIKQNMVFAIAVILTLITANFLEGVALPLGVVGHEGSTILVILNGLRLLRSSN
- a CDS encoding PEP-utilizing enzyme, TIM barrel domain protein; translated protein: MTERQWGTGSEWGERLNGEAVNAVDYAAGDSSPETDLLKHFAMAGGITHEEVLLLLAAPEDIDEALRVSGIRHSGTISPSLNRLLGWSDRNRKLKVMSRTSVPERIELDIRQGAQGIGLIRGEEALQHGLLQEVYSAWLKSRGEKASMLRRRLIMLWTAYWVSVFQAANGSKCAVSLLEDPALSHPMEKREAQDAQLESMFRALEQCGGQGMECQLELLAVQPAHADEFMDIHHFIEEVAEQTLMDQRRFVRIRYGALLDERTNPAAAAEIARMADVLVLDMEGTESGGEPELTEDAVKGFAFAGIIERIRRIKPQLTLRMNGAGTDDLKMVYRHGIHEVSCSSADLAAVRILGARLELRRRCSSSQAAPNIQASQG
- a CDS encoding ATP-binding cassette domain-containing protein, translating into MIRIEGLERQAGTYRLEIERAVISSGLNLIVGANGAGKTTLIELLTTLQTPDAGDILYSGRKAADHLPLIRSQIGYVPADIELYGDMKAGKLLKYMAELKGVYQPEAIDKLIGDFRLEPFRKSKVKHLSQGVQRRIAVVQALLASPSFLFLDEPLNGMDAEERKFLITYLTQYAKGRMVIVAAHELNEWEEATDNVIWIHRGRLRYNGSPQQWKLSVASSVWEGEVDLSDFERIPQERLIHFQMTDERMKVRLMAKKQPGPEFLEKEPTLEDAFFLHMDALARRG